One window from the genome of Roseomonas haemaphysalidis encodes:
- a CDS encoding crotonase/enoyl-CoA hydratase family protein, whose product MTDEVLVTHEDGIATITINRPDQRNAVNRAVSYGVCAAVDELDARDDLRVGILTGAGGTFCAGMDLKAFLRGEVTRVEGRGILGIAMTPPKKPLIAAVEGYALAGGFEAVLACDLLVAARDAKFGLPEAKRGLAAAAGGLLRLPRLLPPRIALELALTGEMVTAGRLDRYGLVNALVEPGEALAEAKRLARKIIANAPMSVAASKRVMVEQQDWTLEEMFARQAEITGHLLASEDAREGATAFAEKRVPEWKGR is encoded by the coding sequence ATGACCGACGAGGTCCTGGTGACGCATGAGGACGGCATCGCCACCATCACCATCAACCGCCCCGACCAGCGCAACGCCGTCAACCGCGCCGTCTCCTACGGCGTCTGCGCCGCCGTGGACGAGCTGGACGCGCGCGACGACCTGCGCGTCGGCATCCTGACCGGCGCCGGCGGCACCTTCTGCGCCGGCATGGACCTGAAGGCCTTTCTGCGTGGCGAGGTCACGCGCGTCGAGGGCCGCGGCATCCTCGGCATCGCCATGACGCCGCCGAAGAAACCGCTGATCGCCGCCGTGGAAGGCTACGCCCTGGCCGGCGGCTTCGAGGCCGTGCTGGCCTGCGACCTGCTGGTGGCCGCGCGCGATGCCAAGTTCGGCCTGCCCGAGGCCAAGCGCGGCCTGGCCGCCGCCGCCGGGGGCCTGCTGCGCCTGCCGCGCCTCTTGCCGCCGCGCATCGCCCTGGAACTGGCCCTGACCGGCGAGATGGTCACCGCCGGGCGGCTGGACCGCTACGGCCTCGTCAACGCCCTGGTGGAGCCCGGCGAGGCCCTGGCCGAAGCGAAGCGACTGGCCCGCAAGATCATCGCCAACGCTCCCATGTCAGTCGCTGCCAGCAAGCGCGTGATGGTGGAGCAGCAGGACTGGACGCTGGAGGAGATGTTCGCCCGGCAGGCGGAGATCACCGGGCACCTGCTGGCCTCCGAGGACGCGCGGGAGGGGGCGACGGCCTTTGCCGAGAAGCGGGTGCCGGAGTGGAAAGGGCGGTGA
- a CDS encoding enoyl-CoA hydratase/isomerase family protein, whose amino-acid sequence MTGLLARAEGAIGILTLARPARRNALRPEDRVAMLAALRHFEATPAIRAILIKAEGRDFCTGMDLGTFQALRQEPAALAAFLAEGHALATALDTSPLPVVAAVQGLCLAGGLELALCCDIVLAAEDARFGDQHARYGLLPAWGGTQRLPRAIGRPRALDLMLTGRWISAAEAAQWGLVSRVLPTGALAAEARACCAALAAGSAPALAAMKRLARHGSPEAEAEAAMALLPGADAAEGLSAFSERRQPVFAEREKAGGNEFPPDPPSFF is encoded by the coding sequence GTGACCGGCCTCCTCGCCAGGGCCGAGGGCGCGATCGGCATCCTCACCCTGGCCCGCCCCGCCCGCCGCAACGCCCTGCGGCCCGAGGACCGGGTGGCGATGCTGGCGGCGCTGCGGCACTTCGAGGCCACCCCCGCCATCCGCGCCATCCTGATCAAGGCGGAGGGCCGGGACTTCTGCACCGGCATGGACCTCGGCACCTTCCAGGCCCTGCGCCAGGAGCCCGCCGCCCTCGCCGCCTTCCTGGCCGAGGGCCACGCCCTGGCCACCGCGCTGGACACCAGCCCCCTCCCCGTGGTCGCCGCCGTGCAAGGCCTCTGCCTCGCCGGCGGCCTGGAGCTGGCGCTGTGCTGCGACATCGTCCTGGCCGCCGAGGACGCCCGCTTCGGTGACCAGCATGCGCGCTACGGGTTGCTCCCCGCCTGGGGCGGCACCCAGCGCCTGCCCCGCGCCATCGGCCGCCCCCGCGCCCTGGACCTGATGCTGACCGGCCGCTGGATCAGCGCCGCCGAGGCCGCGCAATGGGGCCTCGTGTCCCGCGTGCTGCCCACCGGTGCCTTGGCCGCCGAGGCCCGGGCCTGCTGCGCCGCGCTCGCCGCCGGCAGTGCCCCGGCGCTGGCGGCGATGAAGCGCCTGGCACGCCACGGCAGCCCGGAGGCGGAGGCCGAGGCGGCGATGGCGCTGCTGCCGGGGGCGGATGCGGCGGAAGGGTTATCCGCTTTCAGTGAGCGGCGGCAGCCGGTGTTTGCCGAGCGGGAGAAGGCCGGGGGAAATGAATTCCCCCCGGACCCCCCATCTTTTTTCTGA
- a CDS encoding metal-dependent hydrolase, producing the protein MQLTWFGHATFRLDFGSSVVLIDPFLTGNPSFTGDLAAATAGTTHIVLTHGHADHVGDAVEISQRTGAPVIANFDLCMWLGRQGLEKMEPLNTGGAVDLGEFSVALTIAFHSSSQMGEDGIAHSLGLPNGAVVTPKDADEPTVYHMGDTDIFSDMALIGEIYQPDVVIAPIGDRFTMGPRLAAMAVTRFLPAARTVIPCHFATFPPLQPNADAFLAEMGDQRHRVLLPEKNTAVTL; encoded by the coding sequence ATGCAACTCACCTGGTTCGGCCACGCCACCTTTCGCCTGGACTTCGGCAGTTCGGTCGTGCTGATCGACCCCTTCCTGACCGGCAATCCCAGTTTCACCGGCGACCTCGCGGCCGCCACCGCCGGCACCACCCATATCGTGCTGACGCATGGCCATGCCGACCACGTGGGTGATGCGGTCGAGATCTCGCAGCGCACCGGCGCGCCGGTCATCGCCAATTTCGACCTTTGCATGTGGCTGGGCAGGCAGGGCCTGGAAAAGATGGAGCCGCTGAACACCGGCGGCGCCGTGGACCTCGGCGAGTTCTCCGTGGCGCTCACCATCGCCTTCCATTCCTCCAGCCAGATGGGCGAGGACGGCATCGCCCACTCCCTCGGCCTGCCCAACGGCGCCGTGGTGACGCCGAAGGACGCCGACGAGCCCACCGTCTACCACATGGGCGACACCGACATCTTCTCGGACATGGCCTTGATCGGCGAGATCTATCAGCCCGACGTGGTGATCGCCCCGATCGGCGACCGCTTCACCATGGGCCCGCGCCTCGCCGCCATGGCGGTCACGCGCTTCCTGCCGGCGGCGCGCACGGTCATCCCCTGCCACTTCGCCACCTTCCCGCCGCTGCAGCCCAACGCCGACGCTTTTCTCGCTGAGATGGGCGACCAGCGCCACCGCGTGCTGCTGCCCGAAAAAAACACCGCCGTCACGCTGTGA
- a CDS encoding alpha-hydroxy acid oxidase yields MTADSTTLPRRMRGILSLEDLEPAARRFLPRPVFAYVSGGAESNWSLRDNRAAFAEYGLRPATLIDVSARSLATPLLGQDYATPFGIAPMGFSALAAYRGDLVLAQGAAAAGIPMMLSGASLIAMEAVIRANPRAWFQAYLLGDMARMEGLVNRAAAAGFGTLAVTVDVPVLANRENNVRAGFSAPLRPSARLAWDGMMRPAWTLGTFLRTLRRHGMPHFENAGPARGAPLLSRTEPRDLAQRDHLDWRRLERVRQLWRGPLVIKGILTAEDARRARDSGADAVVVSNHGGRQLDGAISPLRALPEVVEAAGPLPVILDSGIRRGTDVLKALALGASFVFVGRPFLYAAALGGEAGLRHAISLLAEEVSRDMALLGVTATGQLGPHHLLRLRGH; encoded by the coding sequence ATGACTGCTGATTCCACGACCCTGCCGCGCCGCATGCGCGGCATCCTGTCGCTGGAGGACCTGGAGCCGGCGGCACGCCGCTTCCTGCCGCGCCCCGTCTTCGCCTATGTCTCGGGCGGCGCGGAAAGCAACTGGTCGCTGCGTGACAACCGCGCCGCCTTCGCCGAATACGGCCTCCGCCCCGCCACGCTGATCGACGTTTCCGCCCGCAGCCTCGCCACCCCGCTGCTGGGGCAGGATTACGCCACGCCCTTCGGCATCGCGCCCATGGGGTTCAGCGCCCTGGCCGCCTATCGCGGCGACCTGGTGTTGGCACAAGGCGCGGCGGCGGCCGGCATCCCGATGATGCTGAGCGGCGCCTCGCTGATCGCCATGGAAGCGGTGATCCGCGCCAACCCGCGCGCCTGGTTCCAGGCCTACCTGCTGGGCGACATGGCGCGCATGGAAGGCCTCGTGAACCGCGCCGCCGCAGCCGGCTTCGGCACCCTGGCGGTGACGGTGGACGTGCCGGTGCTGGCCAACCGCGAGAACAACGTCCGCGCCGGCTTCTCCGCCCCGCTGCGCCCCTCCGCGCGGCTGGCCTGGGACGGCATGATGCGCCCCGCCTGGACGCTGGGCACCTTCCTGCGCACCCTGCGTCGCCACGGCATGCCGCATTTCGAGAATGCCGGCCCCGCGCGCGGCGCCCCCCTGCTGTCCCGCACCGAGCCGCGTGACCTGGCGCAGCGCGACCACCTGGACTGGCGGCGGCTGGAGCGCGTGCGGCAGCTCTGGCGCGGCCCACTGGTGATCAAGGGCATCCTGACGGCGGAGGATGCGCGGCGGGCGCGGGACAGCGGCGCCGATGCGGTGGTGGTGTCCAACCACGGCGGGCGGCAGCTGGACGGCGCCATCTCGCCCCTGCGCGCGCTGCCAGAGGTGGTGGAGGCCGCGGGGCCCCTGCCCGTGATCCTGGACAGCGGCATCCGCCGCGGCACCGACGTGCTGAAGGCCCTGGCGCTGGGGGCCAGCTTCGTGTTCGTCGGCCGCCCTTTCCTGTACGCCGCGGCGCTGGGCGGCGAGGCTGGGCTGCGCCACGCCATCTCCCTGCTGGCCGAGGAGGTGTCGCGCGACATGGCGCTGCTCGGCGTCACCGCCACCGGCCAGCTCGGGCCCCACCACCTGCTGCGGCTGCGCGGGCACTGA
- a CDS encoding ketopantoate reductase family protein, with translation MSERVIIIGAGAVGGYLGAYLARAGHAPVLVDAWPQHVMAMQRDGLDIRMMEAGESFRTPVRALHISDVPQLVREAPFDIAFISVKSYDTAWATALVLPYLAPDGCIVSAQNSINEDSIAAVTGWGRVLGLSVNVLAAELVAPGRIERNSLRATGDKLGLVVGEAHGRVTPRARRIAALCALGDSAGVTTNLWGERWSKLTINAMRNGVCAMTGMSSKERDYDPAVRALSIRLGSQSVRVGRAMGLALEPMSGLDLDLLARAEAEPAAMQAVIAQILEVVEKRGDSQRPSMGQDILKGRRTESAMINGLVARRGQEFGVEAGLHAQVDEIVRRIERGEARPDPALARAL, from the coding sequence ATGAGCGAGCGGGTCATCATTATCGGCGCCGGCGCGGTGGGCGGCTATCTCGGCGCCTATCTGGCGCGGGCAGGGCATGCGCCCGTGCTGGTGGATGCCTGGCCCCAGCATGTCATGGCGATGCAGCGCGACGGGCTGGACATCCGCATGATGGAGGCGGGCGAATCCTTCCGCACGCCGGTGCGCGCGCTGCACATCTCGGACGTGCCGCAGCTGGTGCGGGAAGCCCCCTTCGACATCGCCTTCATCTCCGTGAAATCCTATGACACGGCCTGGGCCACCGCGCTGGTGCTGCCCTACCTGGCGCCGGACGGCTGCATCGTCTCGGCGCAGAACAGCATCAACGAGGACAGCATCGCCGCCGTGACCGGATGGGGGCGGGTGCTGGGGCTTTCGGTCAACGTGCTGGCAGCGGAGCTGGTGGCGCCGGGGCGGATCGAGCGCAACTCGCTGCGCGCCACGGGCGACAAGCTGGGTCTGGTGGTGGGCGAGGCGCATGGGCGCGTCACGCCGCGCGCACGGCGCATCGCCGCCCTTTGCGCCCTGGGGGACAGCGCCGGCGTCACCACAAACCTGTGGGGCGAGCGCTGGTCGAAGCTGACCATCAACGCCATGCGTAACGGCGTCTGCGCCATGACGGGGATGAGCAGCAAGGAACGGGACTACGACCCGGCGGTGCGCGCGCTCTCCATCCGCCTCGGTAGCCAGTCGGTGCGGGTCGGCCGCGCCATGGGGCTGGCACTGGAGCCGATGAGCGGGCTGGACCTCGACCTGCTGGCGCGGGCGGAGGCGGAGCCGGCGGCGATGCAGGCGGTCATCGCGCAGATCCTGGAGGTGGTGGAGAAGCGCGGCGATTCGCAGCGCCCCTCCATGGGCCAGGACATCCTGAAGGGGCGGCGGACCGAAAGCGCGATGATCAACGGGCTGGTGGCGCGGCGCGGCCAGGAGTTCGGCGTCGAGGCCGGGCTGCACGCACAGGTGGACGAGATCGTGCGGCGCATCGAGCGCGGCGAGGCGCGCCCCGACCCGGCGCTGGCCCGCGCGCTCTAG
- a CDS encoding PaaI family thioesterase, translating to MNPAEQGWRQQDDPGLPVFFRPLWTRAEGEAVAFGFQTRPEHFNGRDMVHGGIMALFADHALGMTVRRAVEAAPAATIQLDIRYIGVTRPGSFVEVRAEVLRRTRSIVFVRGLVTAGDTLVASAEGVWKLLAGPPR from the coding sequence ATGAACCCGGCCGAGCAGGGCTGGCGGCAGCAGGACGACCCCGGCCTGCCGGTCTTCTTCCGCCCGCTCTGGACCCGCGCGGAGGGCGAGGCGGTGGCCTTCGGCTTCCAGACCCGGCCGGAGCACTTCAACGGGCGCGACATGGTGCATGGCGGCATCATGGCGCTCTTCGCCGACCACGCGCTAGGCATGACGGTGCGCCGCGCGGTAGAGGCGGCGCCCGCCGCCACCATCCAGCTCGACATCCGCTATATCGGCGTCACCCGCCCCGGCAGCTTCGTGGAGGTGCGGGCGGAGGTGCTGCGGCGCACCCGCTCCATCGTCTTCGTGCGCGGGCTGGTGACGGCGGGGGACACGCTGGTCGCCTCCGCCGAGGGCGTCTGGAAGCTGTTGGCGGGTCCGCCCCGGTGA
- a CDS encoding thiamine pyrophosphate-binding protein: MAYTVGDLVAEFLAAAGVETAFGIVSVHNIPVLDGIGRRNAIRFVPARGEMGAGHMADGLARASGGLGVVISSTGPGAANTVPGLVEAGFAGSPVLHITGQTATCLLDRDSGAVHDLPGQGAMLAAVCKSVHRIRAPEEAFGALLAAAADALAAPRGPVTVEIPADLQRAEVRRPAALDRLALPSRSAPPAEAELDAAAELLASARRPMLWLGNGACEAGAGAGALLDLGFGAVSSWNGRGIVAEDDPRTLGALHGNGAPEVLEFYEGVDAMLVVGSRLRGHEMLDGALKLPERRVQVDLNPRASGRTYPSELFVCGDAGLVLEGLRQRLAGRLQVDPTFGDDIAAVRRRASESYRASLGPYASFPAQLRAAMPRDALWVRDATVAGATWAHRLMPVYGPRDSIHPVGAGIGPGLPLGIGAALHAGRSGRKTVMLAGDGGFAMNMTELWTVVQEQADLCIIVMNDGIYAAIGHIQDTFQEGRRFFGELRGPDLQGLAQLAGMPAWRVDRAEDFGAAVARAIAVPGPALVEVNMHAIGPAPAYGVYRRPAAAA; encoded by the coding sequence ATGGCCTATACCGTCGGCGACTTGGTGGCGGAATTCCTGGCGGCGGCGGGGGTGGAGACCGCCTTCGGCATCGTCTCCGTCCACAACATCCCCGTGCTGGACGGCATCGGCCGGCGCAACGCCATCCGCTTCGTCCCCGCGCGTGGCGAGATGGGCGCGGGACACATGGCGGATGGCTTGGCGCGCGCTTCCGGCGGTCTCGGCGTGGTGATCAGCAGCACCGGCCCAGGCGCGGCCAATACCGTGCCGGGGCTGGTGGAGGCGGGCTTTGCCGGCAGTCCCGTGCTGCACATCACCGGCCAGACCGCGACGTGCCTGCTGGACCGCGACAGCGGCGCGGTGCACGACCTGCCGGGCCAGGGCGCCATGCTGGCCGCCGTCTGCAAGTCCGTCCACCGCATCCGCGCGCCGGAGGAGGCCTTCGGCGCCCTGCTGGCCGCCGCCGCCGATGCCCTGGCCGCGCCGCGCGGGCCGGTGACCGTCGAGATCCCAGCCGACCTGCAGCGCGCCGAGGTGCGGCGCCCGGCGGCGCTGGACCGGCTGGCGCTGCCCAGCCGGAGCGCGCCGCCCGCCGAGGCCGAGCTGGATGCCGCCGCCGAGCTGCTGGCCTCCGCCCGGCGGCCGATGCTCTGGCTGGGCAACGGCGCCTGCGAAGCGGGCGCGGGGGCGGGCGCGCTGCTCGACCTCGGCTTCGGTGCCGTCAGCTCCTGGAACGGCCGCGGCATCGTGGCGGAGGACGACCCGCGCACGCTGGGCGCCCTGCACGGCAACGGCGCGCCGGAAGTTCTGGAATTCTACGAGGGCGTCGATGCCATGCTCGTGGTCGGCTCCCGCCTGCGCGGGCACGAGATGCTGGATGGCGCCTTGAAGCTGCCGGAGCGGCGGGTGCAGGTGGACCTGAACCCGCGCGCCAGCGGCCGCACCTACCCTTCCGAGCTCTTCGTCTGCGGCGATGCCGGACTGGTGCTGGAGGGGCTGCGGCAACGCCTGGCCGGTCGGCTGCAAGTGGACCCCACCTTCGGCGACGATATCGCCGCCGTCCGCCGCCGCGCCAGCGAGAGCTACCGGGCATCCCTCGGACCCTATGCCAGCTTCCCGGCGCAGTTGCGCGCCGCCATGCCGCGCGACGCGCTCTGGGTGCGCGACGCCACGGTGGCCGGCGCCACCTGGGCGCACCGGCTGATGCCGGTCTATGGCCCGCGCGATTCCATCCATCCCGTGGGGGCGGGCATCGGGCCGGGCCTGCCGCTCGGCATCGGCGCCGCGCTGCATGCCGGGCGCAGCGGCCGCAAGACGGTGATGCTGGCGGGCGACGGCGGCTTCGCGATGAACATGACCGAGCTCTGGACGGTGGTGCAGGAACAGGCCGACCTGTGCATCATTGTGATGAACGACGGCATCTACGCCGCCATCGGCCATATCCAGGATACCTTTCAGGAGGGCCGGCGCTTCTTCGGCGAGCTGCGGGGGCCGGACCTGCAGGGGCTGGCGCAGCTCGCCGGCATGCCCGCCTGGCGCGTGGACCGGGCGGAGGACTTCGGCGCCGCCGTGGCGCGGGCCATCGCCGTGCCCGGGCCGGCGCTGGTGGAGGTCAACATGCATGCCATCGGCCCCGCCCCCGCCTATGGCGTGTACCGCCGCCCAGCGGCCGCGGCATGA